In Musa acuminata AAA Group cultivar baxijiao chromosome BXJ3-11, Cavendish_Baxijiao_AAA, whole genome shotgun sequence, one DNA window encodes the following:
- the LOC135652343 gene encoding uncharacterized protein LOC135652343 — protein MACSISLHRIHFLYFPLKPLSGSFFSSTTALTPRMPLLSSPSSAFSRNGGVGFNRSKQMLSAFASLSDDLRPALGENPEGIISGEWPENFSLLSFDDLRAYLETQIISEKTKPSATLDTVMSTEIRTARPEQTLEEIDHNFEVISGLPVVDDELRCIGVISKKDKARAYNGLKSKVSEVMSSPAITLSPDKTVLDAAALMLKMKIHRIPILNKSQKVIGMVTRTDIFQALEAQEV, from the exons ATGGCTTGCAGCATCTCTCTCCACCGAATCCACTTCCTCTACTTTCCCCTCAAACCCCTCTCCGGTTCTTTCTTCTCCTCCACCACCGCTTTAACGCCAAGGATGCCACttctctcctccccctcctccgcgTTCTCTAGGAACGGGGGCGTCGGATTCAACCGGAGCAAACAGATGCTCTCGGCCTTTGCTTCCTTATCCGACGACCTCCGTCCGGCCCTTGGCGAGAATCCCGAGGGAATCATCTCCGGAGAGTGGCCGGAGAATTTCTCGCTCCTCAGCTTCGATGACCTCCGCGCCTACCTTGAGACCCAGATCATCAGCGAGAAG ACGAAGCCGTCAGCTACGCTGGATACAGTGATGTCGACGGAGATCCGGACGGCGAGGCCGGAGCAGACGCTGGAAGAGATCGACCACAATTTCGAGGTTATCTCTGGGCTTCCAGTCGTCGATGATGAGCTGAGGTGTATCGGTGTCATCTCCAAGAAGGACAAAGCCAGAGCATATAATGGG TTGAAATCCAAGGTCAGTGAAGTCATGTCTTCTCCTGCAATCACACTATCACCTGACAAGACGGTCTTGG ATGCTGCAGCTTTAATGCTTAAGATGAAGATCCACAGGATACCTATTTTGAATAAAAGTCAGAAAGTTATAG GAATGGTTACTCGCACCGACATTTTCCAAGCACTGGAGGCACAGGAGGTATAA